A single window of Paracoccus albus DNA harbors:
- a CDS encoding DUF1467 family protein translates to MNLTGGIVLYAVLWFLTLFVLLPIGEVSQDEAGEVVPGTPRGAPHKPRLGRKMLWSTAISAILWAVCAYVILSGIVTREDVMGWDQLIR, encoded by the coding sequence ATGAATCTGACCGGCGGCATCGTTCTGTACGCGGTATTGTGGTTTCTGACCCTGTTCGTGCTGCTTCCGATTGGTGAGGTCAGCCAGGATGAGGCAGGAGAGGTCGTTCCGGGTACGCCGCGCGGTGCTCCGCATAAGCCGAGACTGGGGCGAAAGATGCTTTGGTCGACGGCGATTTCCGCGATTCTCTGGGCGGTGTGTGCCTATGTCATTCTCAGCGGCATAGTCACGCGCGAAGACGTGATGGGCTGGGATCAGCTTATTCGCTGA
- a CDS encoding nitroreductase family protein, translated as MTEAHTAAIQFLRERRSHPPATLTLPGPSDAELADLLEMAARVPDHGKLEPWRFIVLRGAALDRIAPQVTAASLAAGNMPEKAEKHGQSFRVPVVVAVVFAPVESDKIPEWEQYLSAGAVCLGLVNAALASGFGASWLTGVATADAFARKNLGLGDTEKVVGFIHMGSRGATTPPERPRPDIAAKTTFLE; from the coding sequence ATGACAGAAGCACACACCGCTGCGATTCAGTTCCTGCGAGAGCGCCGTTCTCATCCGCCAGCGACCCTGACCCTGCCAGGCCCGTCTGATGCCGAGTTGGCAGACTTGCTGGAGATGGCCGCGCGTGTGCCCGATCACGGCAAGCTTGAACCCTGGCGCTTTATCGTCCTGCGCGGCGCCGCTCTTGACCGGATCGCGCCGCAGGTCACCGCGGCATCGCTTGCCGCTGGCAATATGCCTGAGAAGGCTGAAAAGCACGGTCAGTCCTTCCGCGTCCCAGTCGTCGTTGCGGTGGTATTTGCGCCTGTCGAAAGCGACAAGATACCTGAATGGGAACAGTATCTTTCAGCAGGTGCGGTCTGCCTCGGTCTCGTCAACGCGGCACTCGCAAGCGGCTTCGGCGCAAGCTGGCTGACGGGCGTCGCAACCGCCGACGCGTTCGCCAGAAAAAATCTGGGCCTGGGCGACACAGAAAAGGTCGTCGGATTCATCCACATGGGCAGCCGGGGCGCCACGACACCGCCAGAGCGCCCGCGTCCGGACATCGCTGCCAAGACGACCTTCCTCGAATGA
- a CDS encoding EI24 domain-containing protein → MIWMRALALGWGDLFRPSVFGLVLRGIGLTILLFLALHTVLFWGFREFISGEAWLPFIGDVPLGSLLGWGSLILLPFVGIFLMAPVAAAFSGFYADRVAGEVEATHYPRRQGASPDFWDSLLESAAIMGAVLLVTIATLLATPILGPLAPVVFYGANGWLLGREFFQMAANRHMESDAASALRRQNAATVTMLGIAIAFALTVPILNIAIPVLAAAAFTHLFQIISE, encoded by the coding sequence ATGATCTGGATGCGCGCACTGGCGCTTGGCTGGGGCGACCTTTTCAGGCCTAGCGTGTTCGGCCTCGTCCTGCGCGGCATCGGGCTAACGATCCTGCTGTTCCTTGCGCTCCACACAGTGCTTTTCTGGGGCTTCCGCGAGTTTATCTCGGGCGAGGCGTGGTTGCCGTTCATCGGAGACGTGCCGCTGGGTTCGCTCTTAGGCTGGGGAAGCCTGATCTTGTTGCCGTTCGTCGGCATCTTCCTGATGGCGCCGGTCGCCGCAGCCTTTTCGGGCTTCTACGCCGACCGCGTCGCTGGCGAGGTCGAGGCGACACATTATCCCCGCCGTCAGGGCGCTTCGCCGGATTTCTGGGACAGTTTGCTGGAATCTGCGGCAATCATGGGGGCGGTTTTGCTGGTCACCATTGCTACATTACTGGCGACGCCGATACTCGGCCCGCTGGCACCCGTGGTCTTCTATGGCGCGAATGGCTGGCTGCTGGGCCGAGAGTTTTTTCAGATGGCCGCAAACCGCCATATGGAATCAGACGCCGCGTCAGCGCTGCGTCGTCAGAACGCGGCAACTGTCACCATGCTTGGGATCGCCATCGCCTTTGCCCTGACGGTGCCGATCCTGAACATCGCCATTCCGGTGCTGGCCGCCGCCGCTTTCACACATCTGTTTCAGATCATCAGCGAATAA
- a CDS encoding M48 family metalloprotease, which translates to MMCLKFFRLAFLSILGVAALSACAPVQVSETPNVPTPRQQTQVTTVSAPSRTTPRSPREAARNFISVIRRMEPAVERECVARRTANINCDYQFVVDDRLELEPNAFQTLDSSGRPIIGFTVSLIAAARNADELAFVVGHEASHHILNHLDRKASSATAGAVILGGLAAAAGADSSTISSIQRVGASVGSRVYSRDWELQADYMGAIVTLNAGYDPVNGAEFFRRMPDPGDRILGSHPSTSARMGQVQRAVADVRAGRTR; encoded by the coding sequence ATGATGTGCCTGAAGTTCTTTCGTCTTGCGTTCCTTTCCATTCTTGGGGTGGCCGCCCTTTCCGCCTGTGCTCCGGTTCAGGTCAGTGAAACGCCGAATGTCCCTACGCCGCGGCAGCAGACACAGGTGACGACCGTTAGCGCTCCTTCCCGAACGACGCCAAGATCGCCGCGTGAGGCGGCACGGAACTTTATCAGCGTCATCCGGCGGATGGAGCCTGCGGTAGAACGTGAATGCGTAGCCCGGAGGACAGCTAATATCAATTGCGACTATCAGTTTGTAGTCGATGACCGGCTTGAGCTGGAGCCTAACGCCTTCCAGACGCTGGACAGTTCCGGTCGACCGATCATCGGTTTCACCGTCTCGCTGATCGCGGCGGCGCGAAATGCTGACGAACTGGCCTTTGTCGTGGGACATGAAGCCAGCCACCACATCCTGAACCACCTTGATCGCAAGGCGAGCTCTGCGACGGCGGGGGCAGTTATTCTGGGTGGGTTGGCGGCGGCGGCCGGTGCTGATTCGTCGACGATTAGTTCTATTCAGCGTGTTGGTGCTTCCGTGGGATCGCGCGTCTATTCGCGCGATTGGGAACTGCAGGCCGACTATATGGGCGCCATCGTTACGCTGAATGCGGGGTATGACCCGGTTAATGGCGCAGAGTTCTTCCGCAGAATGCCTGATCCGGGCGACCGAATCCTTGGTTCTCATCCGTCGACGTCAGCGCGCATGGGGCAAGTGCAAAGAGCGGTCGCAGATGTGCGTGCAGGTCGGACAAGATGA